DNA from Asterias amurensis chromosome 7, ASM3211899v1:
accaatagtgtccagtgcctttaagcaatgtaATCAGcatcaagggaaactgactcgATAGATATAAAATAATTGATTGGAATAGAGGATGTTAACGAGAACATCGTTGTATTAAAAGTTTTATGATTAGCCATACAAAATCCATGATTGGTGTCAACAGAGGGCACCTGTACTCTTTGACGGTGTTACTAATAAGCTATCAACTTATTTATATCATAAGAAGTCATCCTGACTTCACAACTTGCGTTTCATTAAGTGGATATAGAGGGCGTCTGTTTTAACTTATGTGGTTCAAATTATTTGTAACTGGCGATATATTCTTTGATTCGTACACCACGACatcaaaccatttgtttgtttaccttACTGATATTGTGTTGAAGGTCattcaaataaattaatttaactcGTTTGACCTTTGAAGTTTCTAATCAAACGCcatctttgtttatttttctcaTAACCGGCAAGTGTTCAACTAAGGTTCAGAAATAgtttatttgaaatgttaaaCTATGTGGCTGATATCCAAACTGCTCAAACTTACCTCGTTTTGAAGATCATgttaagattattatttttattttttaaagctatACATTAGTAAGTTATCAATAAATACATCTCGTTTGAGGTTTCAAGTTTCTGGAAGACGtcatctttatttattttttccctgAACAGGCAAGTGTGTAAAAGACGTTTTCGAAATAGTAATGATATGAAATATATTAGCATGGCTGATATCAAAActgcaaaaattaaaacaagataGATTGCCGATAGAACTGTCTAAAGTTTTCTTTATAACAATACAATGCTTTCTATTGAACCCTTATAAGTTGTAAGATAAGTTATTTAAGTATTTGCAAATTTTGAACAGTTAAATTGTTGAGAAGTTGTGACATAGGGGTATTCACTGCCTCTAAGCACGAAACTCTCAAATTTAGGAATAatacaaattttttaaatttttattattgctACAAATTTATTTCAGCCCAAAAGTATTattgtattgattgttttttgtttgtttttatttcactaAATGAAGGTATTATTTTTAACGCAATACCGTATGTGTGTAATCTCAGGTCGCTGCACAGGATCTCGTGATTTGCATTTATTACCAAGTTGTTCTAGAAAGGGAACTGCTCCAAACTGGCCGATGCTATGGAGAACGCAGCCGAGTTGAAAAGTATCACTTCGGGTCGACTGGTGCTTTCCGTTATCGACCATTTCAGGAGCGATGTGGGCATGAAATTTGCgatatttttccttttcttcACTTGTTAAAACATAGTTTCTTGGGGTATTCGTTGTTGTAGCCATGCCTACATCAATCACATATGCACGCCAGAGATGTTTCTGAGTGTCATAGGACATCAATATATTGTCCATTTTGATGTCATTGTGAAGCAGCCCTTCAGCGTGCATGTATTTGATTCCATCAACCACGTTCATGGCAATGGATGTCCACTCAGCCGGGTTTAAGGTCAAACTTCTAGACCCGTTAAGAGCCTCACCTAATGTCAGACAAGTAGCTGATGCTTCATCGCCAATGAATTGCATGGCAACTGCCCTAAACTGACCACATTCTACAGTTCCATGTAAATTTGGGAAACTATCGTGTTCAGAGAGCAGCGAGAGGATCCGAACTTCTCTATCCACagtgttttttcccccagttGGTACACATTTGACAGCTACGTGTTCATTGTTATAAAGCATCATCAAGACACCTCCATAGTTTCCTTGCCCAAGTACAACCTGACCCTGTGGAGGGTGCTCAAGATCAGACTGCTCAATGGAAGGAATATCTATTCCTTGCAGGTAGTTATCTAAAGCTTGGGTAACAGGACTGAGCAGTTGTTCAGGCTGCTTTGGTGATGTGTGCTCTGATTGTTGTTGACCTGGAGAACTTTCCTGAGAGGATGTTGTTGAGGCTACTGCGGCACCTGCTGGCAAAGCTGCTGCAGCTGATTCTGGTTTTGGTGTCTCTGCTGCTGTTTGTTGTACTGGAACTGCACACTTCGACTCTGGAGCTGTACTTTTCACTTCAGAGAGGGATCTTGATTTTAGTGACGTTGTTTTTTCACACGTAGAACTTGGAAGTGCTAATGAAAGAGTTTGTGCTCTGGATGGCTTGACTTCGGATGTCGTTTGTGGTTGGATTGACGATGCTACTACCTTCAGAACGACAGAtgctgttggtgttggtgttgcaGCTGCTTTACCAGTTGATCCTGCATCTGTTGCTGCTGGTGGTGCAACTGCTTCTGCAACAGAAGTTGATGTCGGTGCTGCCGTTGCATCTGCTTTACCAGTTGATCCTGTCTCTATTGCTGCTGCTGGTGCGACTGCTTTTGACACAGCAGATGCTGTTGGTGCTACTGTCGCAGCTGCTTCATCAGTTGATCCTGTCTCTACTGCTGCTACTGGTGATAGAGATACTTTTCCGTTGGTTGGTGTCGATGTTGCAGTAGCAGATTGATTTTGGATTGATGATGCTACTACCTTCGGAACGGCAGCTGCTGTTGGTGCTGCTGTTGCAGTTACTTTACCAGTTGATCCTGTCtctactgctgctgctggtggTGAGTGAGATACATTTACTTCGGTCGGTGTCGACGATGCAGTAGCAGACTGCGTTTGTGCCTGAACTGATCTTGTCGATGCCGAAACTATTGACGTTGTTGCAGGAGCAGATTTTGCCTCTGTTTTAGCTGCATCCGGTGTTTTTGCTTCTTGAGATGTTTTTGGTGAAGCTGTTGCCGGTTTGTTGGCGGGAACTTGTTGCAGCTTCCTTTGCAGAGATTGTGGTTTCTTCTGCTTGTGTTTTTGCTGCTGTGGCTGCTGCTGCTCCTGATGTTGCTCCTGCTGCAGTTGCTGGTATGGATATTGCTGCTGCTGACAAATCTCCTGTTGTAGATTGGATACTGAAGGCGTTGTCTGTAACTGATGTATTTGAGTTACAACTTGTGAAGGGGTAATCTTGCCTCCTAGTTTGGACTGCCCCAAAGGATGTGATGCTCTTGTTGGACTCCACACGGGTGAAAATTGGCATCTGTATCCATACTTGCTTCTCAGAGTCGGCGATGGCGATAGAGGTGTTTCAGACCATGGTGTCTGAAGAAAAAGGTCCGAATGTATTTCCAACGAAGCATTTTTCTCAAGGTGGAAACGGAGAGGTGTTTTCCTGATAAAAGATAAAAGtaattaagaaataatttatttcacGGGTTTTTCCAACTGAGttgatttaaaaatgtaccaCCCGTGATTCCACAACCCTTGCTGAAGAACATCGGTAAAGAAAGCCATCAACTCCTCTACTTGATACATTTCTAGTGATCAATAAGACTAGTAATAAGACAGTACTTACTGTATCCCATGGGATAAGGGCATCAGATTAAGCGGCTCGATGTACGTGTACAAATGAAGCCAGTGCTGTATTTGAAAACAAGACAGAACAATCTATAGTTATAAGTGATTACAAGATGCTATGTGACCATGACAAGATCGTTCAGTGTCATCAAAGGAAATGATAAACCTTTTCAttgtgtattatttatttgattgattgataataaAGACGGTATGACTTACCGGGCACGTCCCTGCCAATTCACCGCAATCAACGCAAGTGTCTTTGCCAGAGAAACTCAGCTCCTTTCTTACATTCCAAACCTGAAAGTAAAATAACCAAGATATTATTCTATGTACAAACAGTATAGAATTTTAACACAACATGTTAAAAACCCAAGTTTTGAATCACACAACATGTCACAAACCCAAGTTTTGAatctatatttttttctcatgtAAAACCTCGATTGTTTTCATGTAAAAGACATTTGGTATAATGTTTGAATGCTGCAATCCATTTGAGCAAATGATAAGCCTGTCATGTTTGTTCCTTTTTAAAAGTGAAGTTTTAAGACATCATGGTTTGACATTCTTGAACAAAGTTCGGGGAAAATGCAGGATTTCAAACCAAAGTTAACAAAGTATTTTGGCCTACATTACAACCGTAAACCTCACAAGAATTCTTAAATTACTGATCACAATGTACACGATGATTTGATTGAAAACCAACAAACCTGCCCTCCGCAGTCCAAACAACTTTCTCTCTTCCTCGGAAAGTTCAAGTTGACATTTACAACGTTCATCTTGTTGATATTCTGCATTTAGGTAGAAAGGAACATCACGTGAAAACGTTATTTGTATAACTATATTTTAAGTTGATGAATGATTGTGAAGAAGCCAAAATGCAATCGAGAGAGGCATTGATTGAAAATCTTcattactataattattattatataaatatgATTTACATCAAAAAAATAGGTCCTCTCCAAAAACATACAACAAtaacttttgagaaactttcAAACTGTGTCATTGGACTTTAAAATCTATCACgcaatgatttttaaaaagagttgATAAAATACTCACTTGGAAAATGTTCCAAATCTTCTGGGTGTTTCAAAAATCGTTTCTTGATTTTTACACTGACTGATTCGTTAATCGTTTATTCTCAGTTCAAATCGCTGGAAAAGCTCCAAAAAGCACTAGTGTTTTCACGTAAACCTGTGAGTGGTGTGTATGTATCACTGTGTTGTAGGACGGTCGTAAACATTTGGACCGCGTGCACCAGAGCAACAGAAGACAACATTCCCGccaatgtgacgtcacaaacaacttATTTCACTTAGCATGAGCTGCCACCACTGACTGCCTGACGTACGATGATGCATGAGAGGCTAAACAACGTAACGCGTCCAGGTTTGCGTCATGCAACGTCAACGCGTTTGTGTGTGTACGCTTCATGCACAACTATCAGCCAATGAGAGGCTTTTTACACTGACCTTATTGAGGGCGCTGTCTGAACCTGTGACGTAACAAAGACGCAAATTGAGACGCACATCTGTTGCTGGGTGGATGGTGTATATTCAGTTCCTCAAAGTCTTGCACACActcaaacattttctgaaaaccTTCAGATTCCATAATGAAGCTCCCCTATATATAAAGGAACATTGACCCACGCTGTAGGTAACTCACTGCGCCAATAGGCGCGATCGTGTCTGCTGCGTCACTGTCGACGTCTCATTTAGCAAATTAATTTGTGCATAAAACCCAGATCTTCCCAGACAGTTCACAGAAACCAATTATTATTGAAACATACcagttattgtgttttttggcACAGTTTGTCCACTGCATATCTCTTCCCAATTTCTATTTGGGCAAAAGGCTGCATTCGAAAAACTCAAGTATATTCGTGGATTGATTCTTGCTAACAAACCAAAAGGTCATGCAAGCCTAGGGCGTGCTAGCCCGTAAATGTAGTGGCAGGCCGACCACTCATAGCCAGGCATACTTGCCCAGAAAATAATTGCGCGCTTGCCATAGAGCACGGGAGATGGCACTAGACACGTTTGGTTCTGTCagaaaccagtcttctcacctggtgtatctcaacatcatgcataaaataacaaacatgtgaaaatttggactcaattgttcatcgaatttgcgagagacTGTTGAAAGAAAGTGACCCTTGTCGAACAAGtgttgtgctttcatatgccttgaattcgagaccctGAGGAATCGAGTTCATTTCAAagattttagtgagaaataatttcttttctcaacaactatacaataggcctacttcagagaaagccacagaggttctcacaatgtttttgctgttgttgtGAGGAGCGTCTCTGTTTTGTTGGCGTAGTTATTTTAAATAACTATGCCAACAAAACAGAGACGTTGTAAAAGTTATTCTCTCTCTCCGCTGATGAGGATTTTGGATTGAAGGACgaacaaaatttacaaggcaTCCATCCCCGATCGTATCCCCCTGGCGGTACACATTCCCAGGTTGTATGCTAAGCTTTGGTGTGATCCATGGCTTCATGGCGTCTAACGGTTGTATCGCTTCTTACTGTCACCCCCCTCCCTCAGCCCCCCCCCCGACAGGACAAAATAGGGCCAGATAAATTGGTTGTTAGGGAGCCAATGTGGCATGAGATCCCCGTCCGGACATTCTGTTCCCCCATACTGTTAAACGCCATACGGCGAACTATCAACAGACttattctgatagcgccctctttggaACCATCCTCCCCAAGCCTATGtttatttctcttttttttgggggggggggggagcattttattttatttttttaaattttttttggggggggcatACATACTTCCCTGACAGCGTTTCATTTAATCggaggtcgctggttcaaatccctttGTAGTAACCCGTAATAGTATAACAAAATACCATTCCCCATAAGCTGCATAATATTTAGGCGCATTTATTTTACTACTTTTCATTTACCCTGATGACGAGCTATTGTAGAACCATTTCTTCTTACACCCGAAACACCAATAATGCCCAACCGCTTAAgttcaaagagctgcttgaCGCATAATAGCGGCTAAGCGCAAAGAAAGCGCTGCTTACCAGTACACATGTACCTTTGACTAGCCAGTATtctattctgcttagcagaactttgcttagcagaactcTGCAAATATTTATGCTCAAGGAGCTCCATGAAATTaataatagggggggggggctttattATAAACGCTGACAGAAATTCACAACAAAGTATACAGTAAAACTTTATTGACACaaccatttaaaaacattatctTAAAATctaataaactgctcacaaaaagaaaggaaacttttttcaaccCAGTatatttgtcattatttaatACTCACTTTGTATAtgatatatatcaatgcaaagctgaactgttcctctttaaaatgataccacatttgcaacgaTTACATGTTGCTCGACTTGACCACGCTAATGAGAacgagacaaagtcacaaatcaaatgtgccaaaatttgCAATTAACGTGTTATGggtgaacaatcaaattgacactgtaattcaaacaagcaagacattACTTACTGATtttaatccactttattgagacaagaagtttggtatagagcaagacaacttgGCTGAtattaatacactttattgatacaagaagttcagtaacgagtggatggtcccacagatgttccatgggattcaggtctggactgttagcgggcCAATCCACCCGGTGCaccctagtcttggttccaagaccattggtgttgcgcggtcacacacaaccaacgttccgattatgcacggcaaaaactgtccacgcttgtaatgaacgaacgctagcgggcgctgtttctctgatttacggatctcaccatgtcctgtgctcaccatggtcttggatatttgcaaattgaaggcgtggccagactatgtaaattacttttaatgtatgcaatattcatatcacgtgacgaattgaagatgactattcaaactagatcgagtcaaaggtcaatatgatcggcggtctatttttaataatctttgctcaaagagtgattccgtggtcattataggcctattaaaaggaaaacagtgaaattttaagtataggtacctattcagattatggatacgtgacgatttgaaatcgtaaataatggtcaaaaatcgaacgtaaaattagcattcagagagtccgtgtatcggacactgtatggccccacgacgtggagcaatcggaacgtgaaataggccttgtggaatatcacgtaccgcccatgccgtgtctcgtgggggttggaggtgttaaatcccaggcgctatgaactcccagcttgcgggtgtcgaatccgttgtttcttattatcgctccattttaattcatggcccctaatttctttttgttatgagttttcaggtaattttgatgatgtcaaaacgtaggaatatcgcatattgttatactgacagtgttattgtgtgagtagcttaaaaaaattatgagaattttttataaaaggtttaaataaaaataatgctaaaacaaaattccctcaaagcataattttgtcaaacaaagtattatttttttaattctgtgaatgaagagttatttttgaggtaatgattaaactgggcaactagtggaatttaatgacccgactattcgcctcaaataactgggagttgaatagcagtagtcgccgctggacaagcaatcaaaactcgaaatttctcatgagtt
Protein-coding regions in this window:
- the LOC139939762 gene encoding uncharacterized protein, with the translated sequence MNVVNVNLNFPRKRESCLDCGGQVWNVRKELSFSGKDTCVDCGELAGTCPHWLHLYTYIEPLNLMPLSHGIQKTPLRFHLEKNASLEIHSDLFLQTPWSETPLSPSPTLRSKYGYRCQFSPVWSPTRASHPLGQSKLGGKITPSQVVTQIHQLQTTPSVSNLQQEICQQQQYPYQQLQQEQHQEQQQPQQQKHKQKKPQSLQRKLQQVPANKPATASPKTSQEAKTPDAAKTEAKSAPATTSIVSASTRSVQAQTQSATASSTPTEVNVSHSPPAAAVETGSTGKVTATAAPTAAAVPKVVASSIQNQSATATSTPTNGKVSLSPVAAVETGSTDEAAATVAPTASAVSKAVAPAAAIETGSTGKADATAAPTSTSVAEAVAPPAATDAGSTGKAAATPTPTASVVLKVVASSIQPQTTSEVKPSRAQTLSLALPSSTCEKTTSLKSRSLSEVKSTAPESKCAVPVQQTAAETPKPESAAAALPAGAAVASTTSSQESSPGQQQSEHTSPKQPEQLLSPVTQALDNYLQGIDIPSIEQSDLEHPPQGQVVLGQGNYGGVLMMLYNNEHVAVKCVPTGGKNTVDREVRILSLLSEHDSFPNLHGTVECGQFRAVAMQFIGDEASATCLTLGEALNGSRSLTLNPAEWTSIAMNVVDGIKYMHAEGLLHNDIKMDNILMSYDTQKHLWRAYVIDVGMATTTNTPRNYVLTSEEKEKYRKFHAHIAPEMVDNGKHQSTRSDTFQLGCVLHSIGQFGAVPFLEQLGNKCKSRDPVQRPEITHIRYCVKNNTFI